The following are encoded in a window of Arctopsyche grandis isolate Sample6627 chromosome 2, ASM5162203v2, whole genome shotgun sequence genomic DNA:
- the dos gene encoding daughter of sevenless yields the protein MAAVRHPDVIHEGWLTKSPPSKRFCKPKWRRRWFTLRQSKEMPAQFFLDYYTDKNGQKLKGSINLNLCEQIDAGLRMQLRDRKDTILKASVFSIRTKSRTYHLQADCETDMEKWVEVICNACGMHSTEDEKFFTRSEGTHSSSAPNSPRPYIPISECFTGPPSTYRESDIRVYINCDDALIGNKTFNLADSPREPVLTENDAPLSEELNHSLSITSQTNGNAAPPRPPKPTRFTRDSTFTKFSFVGAPMKEPKEEYIQKYYNLYAPVVDRNLKPRHSYTSCMSHNDLRCWLNRTHKFRLDIVHSASGPYRYSTDYPSKLQYLDLDLEPSNSESPSKSRIESSCSANYKEVDFLKTEALSMTRAEAYRRNDVQLQD from the exons aaatgGAGACGTCGCTGGTTTACTCTGAGGCAATCCAAAGAAATGCCAGCCCAGTTTTTCCTTGACTATTACACTGATAAAAATGGACAAAAGTTAAAAGGTTCTATCAATTTAAACCTATGCGAACAg aTTGACGCTGGTCTGCGTATGCAACTGCGTGATCGCAAAGACACCATCTTGAAGGCTTCCGTATTTTCCATTAGAACAAAGTCCCGAACTTATCACTTGCAAGCTGACTGTGAAACCGATATGGAAAAGTGGGTAGAGGTGATTTGTAATGCGTGTGGTATGCATTCAACAGAAGATGAAAAAT tttTTACCAGATCTGAAGGTACGCACAGTTCGTCAGCTCCAAATTCTCCGAGGCCATATATACCCATTTCAGAATGCTTTACTGGTCCGCCGTCGACATATCGAGAG AGCGACATAAGGGTGTACATCAACTGTGACGATGCACTCATCGGAAACAAAACATTCAACCTCGCCGACTCTCCCAGAGAGCCCGTACTTACCGAGAATGATGCACCCCTGTCCGAAGAGTTGAATCACTCGCTGTCGATAACTAGTCAGACAAACg GAAATGCGGCGCCACCGAGACCACCCAAACCAACGCGATTCACGCGCGACTCCACTTTTACtaa ATTTTCGTTCGTCGGAGCTCCCATGAAGGAGCCGAAAGAAGAATACATTCAAAAg TATTACAATCTGTACGCGCCAGTTGTCGATCGAAATTTAAAACCGCGCCATTCATACACTTCGTGCATGTCACAT aaCGATCTCAGATGTTGGTTGAACAGGACGCACAAGTTCAGACTCGATATTGTTCATTCTGCATCG GGTCCCTATAGATATTCCACAGACTACCCGAGCAAACTTCAATACTTGGATTTAGATTTAGAACCGTCTAAttct GAATCACCTTCGAAGTCTCGTATTGAGTCTAGCTGTTCGGCAAATTACAAAGAGGTTGATTTTCTAAAAACGGAAGCGTTGAGTATGACCCGGGCTGAAGCTTACCGACGAAACGATGTGCAGCTACAAGATTGA